The genomic window GGGCCAGGCCCTGACCCAGGCAGGCTGGCGGCGCGATAGCTACATCGTTTCAAGCAAAGTGTTCGGCGGAGCAGTTGAAAACCCAGCCCCAACTCAGCGGGGACTTTCACGCAAGCACATTTACGAGGCGTGCTACCAGGCCATCGAACGCCTGCAATGCGAGTACCTGGATTTGTACTTCTGTCATCGCCCAGACCGCACCACCCCCATCGAAGAAACGGTGCGGGCCATGACCGAATTGATCCACCGCGGTGATGTGTTGTATTGGGGAACGAGTGAGTGGTCGGCCCAGGAATTGATGGAAGCCTACGCTGTTGCCCGTCAGTACAACCTGATTCCCCCGACCATGGAGCAGCCGCAATACAACATGCTCACCCGCTACCGGGTCGAGGTCGAATACAGCCGCTTGTACCGCCCGGACACGCTCGGGTTGGGCACCACGGTCTGGTCGCCGCTGGCAAGCGGTCTTCTGACGGGCAAGTACAACGATGTGGTTCCGAATGACACCCGCGCCAACCTGCCCGGTTACGAATGGTTGAAAGCCCGACTCGAGAGTGAAGAAGGCCAAACCAACCTGGTCAAAGTCCGAGGCCTGGCCAAGATTGCCGACGACCTGGGCACGACCTTGCCGAAGCTCGCCCTCGCCTGGTGCCTCAAGAATCCGAATGTGAGCACAGTGATTACTGGTGCCTCCAAAG from Deinococcus malanensis includes these protein-coding regions:
- a CDS encoding potassium channel beta subunit family protein — translated: MEYRRLGQSGLQVSALSFGAWVTFGTQLDAKGALELMSAAYDRGCNFFDNAEVYARGQAETIMGQALTQAGWRRDSYIVSSKVFGGAVENPAPTQRGLSRKHIYEACYQAIERLQCEYLDLYFCHRPDRTTPIEETVRAMTELIHRGDVLYWGTSEWSAQELMEAYAVARQYNLIPPTMEQPQYNMLTRYRVEVEYSRLYRPDTLGLGTTVWSPLASGLLTGKYNDVVPNDTRANLPGYEWLKARLESEEGQTNLVKVRGLAKIADDLGTTLPKLALAWCLKNPNVSTVITGASKVTQVVENFAALEVLPQLTDEVMTAIDASLGNKETRLHGSSE